In the genome of Arthrobacter alpinus, the window TGCCGGCCGCGATGCCGCCGGTCAGTCCCAAGGAAAGCATGACTCCACACTAGACTGTATCGGTGAGCCCGAAAGCCCAACCCCAGCCGTCCCCGCCGCTTCCTGCGCACCAGCTGGAGACCCCCGGACCCAACAAGTACACCACCCTGGCTCCTGGCCCGGACTTTAGGCACGAGCTGACCATCAAGCGTTCGCGCTTTATCACGGTGCTGCGTCGGGTAGATGATGAAACCATGGCTCGGGAGTTGGTCACCGACCTTAGGCGCGAATTTTATGACGCGCGGCATCACTGTTCCGCCTTTGCGATTGGCGCGGACAGGAGTGTGCAGCGTTCCAATGACGACGGCGAACCGTCCGGCACGGCGGGCGTCCCCATGCTCGATGCACTCGTCAAACGGGAAACTCGTTCCGCCGCCTCCCCCGCATCAGCCGCCGCCGACCTCAGCGACGTGTGCGCCGTCGTCGTCCGCTATTTCGGCGGAATTTTGCTTGGCGCGGGCGGGCTGGTGCGTGCATACTCGGAATCCGTCA includes:
- a CDS encoding IMPACT family protein, with amino-acid sequence MAPGPDFRHELTIKRSRFITVLRRVDDETMARELVTDLRREFYDARHHCSAFAIGADRSVQRSNDDGEPSGTAGVPMLDALVKRETRSAASPASAAADLSDVCAVVVRYFGGILLGAGGLVRAYSESVSAALDMAPLVRRERLRLFTIHAPHAEAGRLENELRSAGYVMTGNKYDAVNTHVGLAMADADAVITAAVERLASLSAGRWHLEGAGTDWVDTPMDSGR